The stretch of DNA CATGGATACCGACTTGTGTAACGACTCGATCCAAATGCAGTGATTTTCCTCCCTCAAACAACAGTACTTTTTTGCCCATTGTCGATAAGGTCTTTCGAAATGATTTATCCCTATTTTCTGCATCAACAATAAATTTGGTTCCAAAAACTTTAGCCAACGCTAAGGTCTCTTTGCAATCTGCATCCAATCGGATTTGGGAGTAATTGAACCTTGCTGCTCCTCCTGTATGATAATCAATACAAAAATCAATATGGGGCGTAATTCCCCTTATAATATGATAAGCAAAACGGCTTGCTAAAGAACCTCTGCGAGAACCTGGAAAGACCCGATTGAGGTCTCTGCCATCTGGAAATTCTCTATTCTGATTTAAAAATCCAAATACATTAATCACTGGAATACAGACAACCGTTCCTTTGGTCGGTTTGTTGTAGCCATTGGCTACAATCTGGCGAACAATCTCTACTCCATTGACTTCATCTCCATGGATGCCACCTGTTAGCAACAAACAAGGACCATCTTCCTTGCCTCGTTCAACAATAATAGGAATTGCAAGACTGGTTCCCGTATGTAATTTTGCGATGTTTAGGTTCAACACCTTGCTTTCTCCAGCAGCAACAAATGTATTTAGAATCTCCATGTGGTTTATATTTATAATAATCCTTTTTTCTTACAAATTTACATTTTGCTCCACATAACAAATAATCGACTTGGCTATGTCTTTTTTTGTTGCACGTTCTATCCCCTCCAAACCAGGTGATGAATTCACCTCGAGGATCATTGGTCCTGAATCAGACTGCAACATATCCACTCCTGCGATTCCCAAGCCAAGAATGTTGGCAGCCTTAAGCGCTGCATGTTCCTCATCCTCACTCAATTCTATAACGGTTGCTGTCCCACCCTGATGTAAATTAGAGCGAAATTCCCCCTCTTTGCTTTGGCGTTTGATAGCGCCAACAACTACGCCATCAACTACAAACGCACGAATATCTGCCCCTTTTGCTTCGCTTATAAATTCTTGGACAATGACTCTTGCTTGCAAACCATTAAAAGCTTCTAAAACAGATTTTGCAGCACTTGATGTTTCTGTTAATACGACCCCAACCCCCTGAGTTCCTTCTAGCAACTTAAGGACACAAGGAGCCCCCCCTACTTTATCAATAACACTAGCAACATCTTTAGAATAATTGGTAAAAGCCGTTTTGGGCATTCCTAGCCCAGCACTTGACAACAACTGCAAACTGCGAAGCTTATCTCTAGAATGCCCCAATGCCTGTGAACTAATTGCCGTAAAAACCTCCATCATTTCAAACTGTCGAATGACAGCAGCACCATAAAATGTTACCGAAGCTCCTATTCTAGGAATGATGGCATCAATGTCTTTAAGTGCTTCCCCTTGGTAATAAATTTGCGGCTTTTTTTGTTCAATGACAAGATCACATTTGGTATGATCAATAATTACCATTTTATGTCCTCTTTTTTCTCCTGCCTCTTTTAATCGTTGGGTGGAATATAGCCTAGGGCTCCGAGATAGAATCGCCATCCTCATTTTTTGCCTCATTCTTTGGGA from Aureispira anguillae encodes:
- a CDS encoding succinylglutamate desuccinylase/aspartoacylase family protein, which gives rise to MEILNTFVAAGESKVLNLNIAKLHTGTSLAIPIIVERGKEDGPCLLLTGGIHGDEVNGVEIVRQIVANGYNKPTKGTVVCIPVINVFGFLNQNREFPDGRDLNRVFPGSRRGSLASRFAYHIIRGITPHIDFCIDYHTGGAARFNYSQIRLDADCKETLALAKVFGTKFIVDAENRDKSFRKTLSTMGKKVLLFEGGKSLHLDRVVTQVGIHGALRVMQHLEMRDFTKELKEMASLNVKTPILVKKSTWIRAKHSGMFRTKLKLGSKVYKGEAIGSISDPYGDFEMPVTATYDGYIICANHAPIVNQGDALIHISKETSIAF
- the rimK gene encoding 30S ribosomal protein S6--L-glutamate ligase; the protein is MRMAILSRSPRLYSTQRLKEAGEKRGHKMVIIDHTKCDLVIEQKKPQIYYQGEALKDIDAIIPRIGASVTFYGAAVIRQFEMMEVFTAISSQALGHSRDKLRSLQLLSSAGLGMPKTAFTNYSKDVASVIDKVGGAPCVLKLLEGTQGVGVVLTETSSAAKSVLEAFNGLQARVIVQEFISEAKGADIRAFVVDGVVVGAIKRQSKEGEFRSNLHQGGTATVIELSEDEEHAALKAANILGLGIAGVDMLQSDSGPMILEVNSSPGLEGIERATKKDIAKSIICYVEQNVNL